A stretch of Streptosporangium album DNA encodes these proteins:
- a CDS encoding MFS transporter, giving the protein MTGFRGLSREVKILTAVAFTVAVGFGIQSPAIPVFASQFGVGSTAVGALVSAFAFMRLATGLPGGLLVNRFGERTVLTTGMAMLAVTSVLAGLSWNFPLLLIFRGICGIGSAMYTVSAMSLLLRVTPASRLGRATGLFQGGYYLGTVAGPALGGGLLGISPRLPFFVYGIAVAIAGGIATFTLARAARARDSGQTTGARWQRISVAHALGYQSYRAALTTNFGLGWAVFGVRVSVLPLFLLHVLQADPGWIGVGLAVGAVLQAVTLPLAGRVADVWGRRVSLIAGEGLIFGSLIMVTAWQALPGYLATFALMGFGTAFCTTGGAAAVGDVTQGRGGTAVATYQMAADLGMVVGPLVAGQIASAYSYQTAFVATAVVVLVGLVMAVAIPRLLGPNMRAEPAEG; this is encoded by the coding sequence ATGACCGGCTTTCGGGGGCTATCACGCGAAGTCAAGATCCTGACCGCCGTCGCGTTCACCGTCGCGGTCGGCTTTGGCATCCAGTCGCCGGCCATCCCGGTCTTCGCCAGTCAATTCGGGGTGGGCAGCACGGCGGTCGGCGCGCTGGTGTCGGCCTTCGCGTTCATGCGCCTGGCCACCGGGCTGCCCGGCGGGCTGCTGGTCAACCGGTTCGGCGAACGCACGGTACTCACCACCGGGATGGCGATGCTCGCGGTGACCAGTGTGCTCGCCGGGCTGTCCTGGAACTTCCCGCTGCTGCTCATCTTCCGGGGCATCTGCGGGATCGGCTCGGCGATGTACACGGTCTCGGCGATGAGCCTGCTGCTGCGGGTGACGCCGGCGTCGCGCCTGGGCCGGGCCACCGGGCTTTTCCAGGGCGGCTACTACCTCGGTACGGTGGCCGGTCCGGCCCTGGGCGGCGGACTGCTCGGCATTTCGCCTCGGCTGCCGTTCTTCGTGTACGGCATAGCGGTCGCGATCGCCGGGGGCATCGCGACGTTTACGCTGGCACGGGCCGCGCGGGCCAGGGATTCCGGACAGACGACCGGCGCCCGGTGGCAACGGATATCGGTCGCTCACGCACTGGGGTACCAGTCCTATCGGGCCGCGCTGACCACGAACTTCGGGCTCGGATGGGCGGTGTTCGGGGTACGTGTCTCGGTGCTGCCGCTCTTTCTCCTCCACGTGCTGCAGGCCGACCCAGGCTGGATCGGAGTGGGCTTGGCGGTCGGTGCGGTACTACAGGCGGTCACCCTGCCGCTCGCCGGCAGGGTAGCCGACGTGTGGGGGCGCCGGGTGTCGCTGATCGCGGGGGAAGGCCTGATCTTCGGCAGCCTCATCATGGTCACGGCCTGGCAGGCATTGCCGGGGTACCTGGCAACCTTCGCGCTGATGGGCTTCGGTACCGCCTTCTGCACCACCGGCGGCGCGGCCGCCGTCGGCGACGTCACCCAGGGCCGTGGCGGCACCGCGGTGGCCACCTATCAGATGGCCGCCGATCTCGGCATGGTCGTCGGTCCGCTGGTGGCTGGGCAGATCGCTTCGGCCTACTCATACCAGACCGCCTTCGTCGCTACGGCTGTCGTGGTGCTGGTCGGGCTGGTGATGGCGGTGGCGATTCCCCGGCTGCTGGGCCCGAACATGAGAGCCGAACCGGCCGAGGGGTGA